The genomic stretch GGAACCAGCCGGGCACCCAGGGCGCGGGCCGCGATGACCAGTCCCGCGGCGGCCAGGACGATGTCCTTGAGCACGTACTGCGCGGTCAGCGTGGGAGGCCCGGGGAACAGGTCCGTGAAGAACAGCACCAGCGGCGCCATGATCCCCAACAGCGCCCCGGCCAGCACGGCCAGGCCGGTCTTCAGCAGCCGTCCGCTGATCAGCGTCAGGCCGATGAAGCACTCGACGGCCGCCACGACCATCAGCGCGGTGCCGCC from Nonomuraea polychroma encodes the following:
- a CDS encoding DoxX family membrane protein; the protein is MTTLTALTHRTIPAVTRWLATHSIDVLRVSLGLIFLGFGALKFFPGVSPAEELSVATVQALSFGMLSGGTALMVVAAVECFIGLTLISGRLLKTGLAVLAGALLGIMAPLVLFFTDLFPGPPTLTAQYVLKDIVLAAAGLVIAARALGARLVPQQG